One genomic segment of Candidatus Melainabacteria bacterium includes these proteins:
- the cysE gene encoding serine O-acetyltransferase: MLFWLNEEIKNIQKKDPASTSWIEVLFCYPGLHALISHKAAHFLYKTRIPILPRFISHVSRWLTGIEIHPGAKLGKRFFIDHGKGVVIGETSEVGNDVVIYQGVTLGGTSTKKVKRHPTLGNNIVVGCGAKILGNIKIGDNCQIGANSVVIRDVPANSTVVGIPARIVVYEGRKISERDPLNHNLLPDPEADAIKCLVTKIKELEEAVKLLSKETNTSSQVDKILDQQPLPKFLEDNGREPKKDTIQNIDDYIHGMGI; the protein is encoded by the coding sequence GTGTTATTCTGGCTAAATGAAGAAATAAAAAATATCCAAAAAAAAGATCCAGCAAGTACTTCCTGGATTGAGGTTTTGTTTTGTTATCCTGGTTTACATGCTCTTATTTCTCATAAGGCTGCACATTTTCTTTACAAGACTAGAATTCCAATTTTACCGAGGTTTATTTCCCATGTTTCAAGATGGCTTACAGGAATTGAGATTCATCCAGGAGCAAAATTAGGAAAAAGATTTTTTATAGATCATGGAAAAGGAGTTGTAATTGGTGAAACTAGTGAAGTTGGTAATGATGTAGTTATTTATCAAGGAGTTACATTAGGCGGGACTAGTACAAAAAAAGTAAAAAGACATCCAACTTTAGGAAACAATATTGTAGTTGGTTGTGGTGCAAAAATCTTAGGGAATATAAAGATAGGAGATAATTGTCAAATTGGTGCGAACTCAGTTGTCATAAGAGATGTTCCAGCAAACTCAACTGTAGTAGGTATTCCAGCAAGGATTGTAGTTTATGAAGGTAGAAAAATTTCAGAACGAGATCCTTTAAACCACAATTTGTTACCAGATCCAGAAGCAGATGCAATTAAGTGTTTAGTTACAAAAATAAAAGAACTTGAAGAAGCAGTAAAACTTCTTTCAAAAGAAACAAATACATCAAGCCAAGTAGATAAGATTCTAGACCAGCAACCATTGCCAAAGTTCTTAGAAGATAATGGCAGAGAACCAAAGAAAGATACCATTCAAAATATTGATGATTATATCCATGGGATGGGAATATAA
- a CDS encoding HD domain-containing protein codes for MKHKKENLTQINDFSVVKHNGNTDHSKNEIPSIKPTNVEGHYPRFMLHGAVNLLNEDLRELSIILESFLPHIDKIGIQLNETKPLIKEIIAGTEIFRRLKGVSQVELLPFAFKQVPWFTRYTHSCLTYVFGDHIINKLRPTLNLNDIELQATKLCFLIHDIGHGPFSHLTERAFKKPKGRSGKIPKEYDHEYWTRILLNELQDQLFDTNNNPYLNKKTNKEEKEKLEVFSKAKEIISKEDKIIFSRLLSSQIDLDRLSNYLGDRIVVNAILEEKDIKDEETIKLLSTTNETIENIKRIINNFVVIGKDEIAIHEDAVNPVIHYLLDRHIIRYYLLKHYRREAANNLLEKILLRAQYLVRNNQLDSLGKTDLLVQTWLFGNHTEAEFIELDDQLVFNQIRKWGKYTNDPILHDLTLRFTAHNFFLSYSCEKNNKPVKPNKELIDHIKDKVNNELNVDISFYSKELITDYYFTYEETTSKPYHTDKDEITIYTSDKKVKKLSSYIKDTKNELGEILLNTEFERYLFVVPQEVEL; via the coding sequence ATGAAACACAAAAAAGAAAATTTAACTCAAATCAATGATTTTTCTGTTGTAAAGCATAATGGAAACACTGATCATAGTAAGAATGAAATACCAAGCATAAAACCAACCAATGTTGAAGGACATTATCCACGCTTCATGTTACATGGAGCAGTCAACTTGCTTAATGAGGATTTAAGAGAATTAAGCATCATCCTTGAAAGCTTTCTTCCACACATAGATAAAATTGGAATCCAATTAAATGAGACAAAACCATTAATAAAAGAAATAATTGCTGGTACAGAAATTTTTAGAAGATTAAAAGGTGTAAGTCAAGTTGAGTTATTACCTTTTGCATTTAAACAAGTACCTTGGTTTACAAGATATACTCACTCTTGCCTAACTTATGTATTTGGAGATCATATTATAAATAAGCTCCGGCCTACATTAAATTTAAATGACATAGAACTACAAGCAACCAAACTTTGTTTTTTAATTCATGATATAGGTCACGGACCATTTAGCCATTTAACTGAAAGAGCTTTTAAAAAACCAAAAGGTAGAAGTGGAAAAATACCAAAGGAATATGACCATGAATATTGGACAAGAATACTTTTAAACGAACTTCAAGATCAATTATTTGACACAAACAATAATCCATATTTAAATAAAAAAACAAACAAAGAAGAAAAAGAGAAACTTGAGGTATTTTCAAAAGCTAAGGAAATTATTTCTAAAGAAGATAAAATCATTTTTTCCCGGCTGCTTTCTAGCCAGATTGATTTAGATAGACTGTCAAACTATCTTGGTGACAGGATTGTAGTAAATGCGATTTTAGAAGAAAAGGACATAAAAGACGAAGAAACAATCAAACTTTTAAGTACGACAAATGAAACAATAGAAAACATAAAACGTATAATTAATAATTTTGTAGTAATAGGAAAAGATGAAATTGCTATTCATGAAGATGCAGTAAATCCTGTCATTCATTACTTACTTGACAGGCATATAATTAGGTACTACCTTTTAAAACATTATCGCCGCGAAGCAGCAAACAATTTACTAGAAAAAATTCTTTTACGTGCACAATATCTTGTTAGAAATAATCAACTGGATTCTTTAGGCAAAACAGACTTGCTTGTTCAAACATGGCTTTTTGGGAACCATACAGAAGCAGAATTTATAGAGTTAGATGATCAGCTCGTGTTTAATCAAATCCGAAAGTGGGGGAAATATACAAACGATCCAATACTGCATGATCTAACTCTTAGATTTACAGCACATAATTTCTTCTTGTCATATTCTTGTGAAAAAAACAACAAGCCTGTAAAACCAAATAAAGAATTAATTGATCATATAAAAGATAAAGTAAACAACGAACTAAATGTGGATATTTCTTTTTACTCTAAAGAATTAATAACTGATTATTACTTTACTTATGAAGAAACTACATCAAAACCATATCATACTGACAAAGATGAAATTACTATCTATACCTCTGACAAAAAAGTTAAAAAACTATCGTCTTACATCAAAGACACAAAAAATGAGCTTGGTGAAATTCTCTTAAATACTGAGTTCGAAAGATATTTATTTGTGGTGCCGCAGGAAGTAGAATTGTAA
- the mnmG gene encoding tRNA uridine-5-carboxymethylaminomethyl(34) synthesis enzyme MnmG, with amino-acid sequence MDRFYDVVIIGAGHSGCEAAHACAKLGVKTLLLALNLDTIAMMPCNPAIGGPAKSHLVKEIDALGGLMGIAADATYLQLKTLNLSKGPAVRSLRAQSDKKEYSMWVKHHLENIPNLDIYQAMVTKVFVEETLQSRKVTGIETSLGEIIYAKAVIVTTGTFLAGKVHIGLKSSSSGRAGEFASYGLTESLVSLGFKSKRLKTGTPPRLDDRSINFSILEKHWGDKTPSFFSFLPNKIIREQVPCYLTRTNEKTHEIIRANLNKSPIYAGIIKCVGPRYCPSIEDKVVRFKDKPSHHLFLEPEGRNTKEIYLQGCSTSLPIEIQWDIVHSLPGLENAKIIRPAYAVEYDYFPGTQFNHGLMAKEVEGLFIAGQVLGTSGYEEAAAQGIVAGINAARYIKNLDLIIFDRESSYIGTLIDDLVTKEMDEPYRMLTSRSEYRLLLRQDNADQRLTPLGREIGLVDDFRWKIFNEKIKIIKEEKIRLEKTKIQPTKENNEILAKYDQTIDEPISLIDLLKRPGVTYECTEKLSAISCQPSAHQYEIETEIKYEGYITRQLYQVSQANKFEKIKIPQDLDFKSMKHLSNEAKEKLNKIKPITIGQASRIGGISPADITVLLTSVLNKVTLTSAC; translated from the coding sequence ATGGATAGATTTTACGATGTAGTTATTATTGGAGCAGGGCATTCAGGATGTGAAGCAGCACATGCTTGTGCAAAACTTGGGGTTAAAACTCTTTTACTTGCTTTAAATTTAGATACCATTGCTATGATGCCTTGTAATCCTGCTATTGGTGGACCAGCAAAATCTCATCTTGTTAAAGAAATTGATGCTCTAGGCGGACTAATGGGTATTGCAGCTGATGCTACTTATCTTCAGCTAAAGACTTTAAATCTAAGCAAAGGACCAGCAGTTAGATCACTTAGAGCTCAATCAGATAAGAAAGAATATTCAATGTGGGTTAAACACCACCTTGAAAATATACCCAACCTAGATATTTATCAAGCAATGGTAACTAAAGTTTTTGTTGAAGAAACTTTACAATCAAGAAAAGTTACAGGAATAGAGACTTCACTTGGAGAAATTATCTATGCAAAAGCAGTAATAGTAACTACTGGTACATTCTTGGCAGGAAAAGTCCACATAGGTTTAAAATCCAGTTCTAGTGGGCGTGCAGGAGAGTTTGCATCATATGGTTTAACAGAGTCACTTGTATCTTTAGGCTTTAAATCCAAAAGACTTAAAACAGGAACTCCACCAAGGCTTGATGATAGATCAATTAATTTTTCAATTTTAGAAAAACACTGGGGAGATAAAACACCATCGTTCTTTTCTTTCTTACCAAACAAAATAATTAGAGAACAAGTCCCTTGTTATTTGACAAGAACAAATGAAAAAACACATGAAATTATAAGAGCAAATTTAAATAAGTCTCCAATTTATGCTGGCATTATAAAGTGTGTTGGACCACGTTATTGTCCTTCTATTGAAGATAAAGTAGTTAGATTTAAAGACAAACCATCACACCATTTATTTTTAGAACCTGAAGGAAGAAATACAAAAGAAATTTATTTGCAAGGCTGCTCTACAAGTCTGCCCATTGAGATTCAATGGGATATTGTACATTCTTTGCCTGGACTTGAAAATGCAAAAATTATAAGACCAGCTTATGCTGTTGAGTATGATTATTTTCCTGGTACTCAGTTTAATCATGGACTTATGGCAAAAGAGGTAGAAGGTTTGTTTATAGCAGGTCAGGTGCTTGGCACTAGTGGATATGAAGAAGCTGCTGCTCAAGGCATAGTAGCTGGTATTAATGCAGCAAGATATATAAAAAATTTAGACTTGATTATTTTTGACAGAGAGTCAAGTTATATAGGGACATTAATTGATGATTTAGTTACAAAAGAAATGGATGAACCTTATAGAATGCTTACTTCAAGATCTGAATACAGACTTCTTTTACGCCAAGATAATGCTGATCAAAGATTGACTCCACTAGGAAGAGAAATTGGCTTGGTTGATGACTTTAGATGGAAAATCTTTAATGAAAAAATAAAAATTATTAAAGAAGAAAAAATTAGACTTGAGAAAACAAAGATCCAACCAACAAAAGAAAACAATGAGATTTTAGCTAAGTATGATCAAACTATTGATGAACCAATTTCATTAATTGACTTATTGAAGAGGCCAGGTGTTACATATGAGTGTACAGAAAAGCTGTCAGCTATCAGCTGTCAGCCGTCAGCTCATCAGTATGAAATAGAAACCGAAATCAAATACGAAGGTTATATTACAAGACAGCTTTATCAAGTTTCACAAGCTAATAAATTTGAAAAAATAAAAATACCACAAGATCTTGATTTTAAATCAATGAAGCACCTTTCAAATGAAGCAAAAGAAAAGCTAAACAAAATTAAACCAATTACTATTGGTCAGGCATCAAGAATAGGTGGTATTTCACCAGCAGATATTACTGTGTTATTAACAAGTGTCTTAAATAAAGTTACCTTGACCTCTGCCTGCTAA